One Pleurocapsa sp. PCC 7327 DNA segment encodes these proteins:
- the psbC gene encoding photosystem II reaction center protein CP43: MVTLSNTSYAGGGRDLSSTGFAWWAGNARLINLSGKLLGAHVAHAGLIVFWAGAMTLFEVAHFTPEKPMYEQGLILLPHLATLGWGVGPGGEVVDTFPYFVVGVLHLISSAVLGFGGIYHALRGPETLEEYSSFFGYDWKDKNQMTNIIGYHLILLGFGALLLVFKAMFFGGVYDTWAPGGGDVRVITNPTLNPAVIFGYLIKAPFGGEGWIISVDNMEDIIGGHIWVGLICIAGGIWHILTKPFGWARRAFIWSGEAYLSYSLGALSLMGFIASVYVWFNNTAYPSEFYGPTGMEASQAQAFTFLVRDQRLGANIASAQGPTGLGKYLMRSPTGEIIFGGETMRFWDFRGPWLEPMRGPNGLDLDKLRNDVQPWQVRRAAEYMTHAPLGSLNSVGGVITDVNSFNYVSPRAWLATSHFVLGFFFLVGHLWHAGRARAAAAGFEKGIDRETEPVLAMPDLD; this comes from the coding sequence GTGGTAACGCTCTCTAATACTTCGTATGCAGGCGGCGGTCGCGACCTCAGTTCGACCGGTTTTGCCTGGTGGGCTGGTAATGCCCGTTTGATTAACCTTTCCGGTAAGCTGCTGGGCGCTCACGTCGCTCACGCTGGATTAATTGTTTTCTGGGCTGGTGCGATGACCTTGTTTGAGGTCGCTCACTTTACCCCAGAGAAGCCCATGTACGAACAGGGCTTGATTCTTCTCCCTCACCTGGCTACTCTTGGCTGGGGTGTGGGACCTGGCGGTGAAGTCGTCGATACTTTCCCTTACTTTGTTGTCGGCGTACTTCATCTAATTTCTTCTGCCGTTCTTGGTTTTGGCGGGATTTATCACGCCCTTCGCGGCCCAGAAACCCTAGAAGAATATTCCAGCTTCTTTGGTTATGACTGGAAGGATAAGAACCAAATGACCAATATTATTGGCTATCACCTTATCCTTCTCGGTTTCGGTGCCCTACTGTTAGTGTTCAAAGCCATGTTCTTTGGCGGCGTATACGACACCTGGGCACCTGGCGGTGGCGACGTTCGCGTCATCACTAACCCTACCCTCAATCCTGCCGTCATCTTTGGCTATCTCATCAAAGCTCCTTTTGGTGGAGAAGGCTGGATTATCAGCGTCGATAACATGGAAGATATTATTGGCGGTCACATTTGGGTTGGTTTGATTTGTATCGCTGGTGGAATTTGGCATATTCTGACCAAGCCTTTCGGTTGGGCACGTCGCGCCTTCATCTGGTCTGGGGAAGCTTACCTTTCCTACAGCTTGGGTGCGCTGTCCCTGATGGGTTTCATTGCTTCTGTCTACGTCTGGTTCAATAACACTGCTTATCCCAGTGAATTTTATGGACCAACTGGCATGGAAGCCTCTCAAGCGCAAGCTTTCACCTTCCTAGTGCGCGACCAGCGCTTGGGTGCTAACATCGCCTCTGCTCAAGGTCCCACTGGTCTGGGTAAATACTTGATGCGTTCTCCCACTGGCGAAATTATCTTCGGCGGCGAGACAATGCGTTTCTGGGATTTTCGCGGTCCATGGCTTGAGCCAATGCGCGGTCCCAACGGTCTTGACCTAGACAAGCTCAGAAATGACGTTCAACCCTGGCAAGTTCGTCGTGCTGCCGAGTATATGACTCATGCTCCTCTGGGTTCTTTGAACTCTGTGGGTGGCGTTATCACGGATGTTAACTCGTTTAACTATGTGTCTCCCCGTGCTTGGTTGGCAACGTCTCACTTCGTTTTGGGCTTCTTTTTCTTAGTCGGTCACCTCTGGCATGCCGGACGCGCTCGTGCGGCGGCGGCTGGCTTTGAGAAAGGGATCGATCGCGAGACCGAACCGGTATTGGCTATGCCTGACCTTGACTAA
- a CDS encoding response regulator — protein MIRVLIVDDQKTIHEVLKSYLEAEPDIKIVGFAVDGQVALQLVEELKPDLVLMDLDMPVMDGLTATKIISERFVTTKVLIFTVQDDDNYLYGALQAGAKGYFLKTTSAKELVSAIRHVHQGYFHLGLDLIEKYIYKILNLSSNLNEIYQLNKRLDLHEKEMTRLNNQLKNIQIKIEQVIDKDLGKILKENRDLFGQDTKIEFRLDSLNQHIHTLEKRKNVHIRFIWMYPLVLSVLNIVLISLLLRQN, from the coding sequence ATGATTCGCGTGCTTATCGTTGACGATCAGAAAACAATTCATGAAGTTTTGAAGAGCTACTTAGAAGCCGAACCAGATATAAAAATAGTTGGATTTGCTGTGGACGGTCAAGTAGCTCTTCAGTTGGTAGAAGAACTCAAGCCCGATCTCGTCCTGATGGATCTTGACATGCCGGTCATGGATGGATTGACAGCCACCAAAATCATCTCTGAGCGATTTGTTACCACTAAAGTGTTAATTTTTACCGTTCAGGATGATGATAACTATCTCTATGGAGCTTTACAGGCAGGTGCCAAGGGCTATTTTCTCAAGACTACTTCAGCTAAAGAATTAGTAAGTGCCATTCGACACGTTCATCAAGGATATTTTCACCTCGGGCTGGATTTGATTGAGAAATATATCTACAAAATTTTGAACTTGTCATCTAATTTAAATGAGATCTATCAGCTCAATAAAAGGCTGGATTTACATGAAAAAGAAATGACAAGATTAAACAATCAGTTGAAGAATATACAGATAAAAATAGAGCAAGTTATCGATAAAGATTTGGGTAAAATTCTGAAAGAAAATAGAGATTTATTTGGTCAGGATACGAAAATAGAATTTAGGCTTGATAGCCTCAACCAGCATATACACACATTAGAAAAAAGAAAGAACGTTCACATTAGATTTATCTGGATGTATCCTTTGGTTCTGAGTGTTCTAAACATTGTATTAATTAGCTTGCTCTTGAGGCAGAATTAG
- the hemL gene encoding glutamate-1-semialdehyde 2,1-aminomutase has product MVNATSFKTTRSEEIFAAAQKLMPGGVSSPVRAFKSVGGQPIVFDRVKGAYIYDVDGNQYVDYVGTWGPAICGHAHPDVIAALHEALEKGTSFGAPSVQENLLAEMVIEAVPSIEMVRFVNSGTEACMSVLRLMRAFTGRDAIVKFEGCYHGHADMFLVKAGSGVATLGLPDSPGVPKTTTSNTLTAPYNDLEAVKALFAENPDRIAGVILEPVVGNAGFIPPDAGFLEGLREITREYGALLVFDEVMTGFRIAYGGAQERFGVTPDLTTLGKVIGGGLPVGAYGGRKDIMAMVAPSGPMYQAGTLSGNPLAMTAGIKTLELLQKPGTYEYLDRITKKLTNGLLQIAQEAGHEVYGGQISGMFGMFFTGEPVHNYEDAKKSDLVKFSRFHRGMLERGVYLAPSQFEAGFTSLAHTDEDIDRTLAAAREVLSSL; this is encoded by the coding sequence TTGGTTAACGCGACTTCCTTTAAAACCACGAGATCGGAAGAGATTTTTGCCGCCGCCCAAAAGTTAATGCCTGGTGGGGTTAGTTCTCCCGTGCGAGCGTTTAAATCTGTTGGCGGACAACCCATCGTGTTCGATCGCGTCAAAGGTGCATATATTTATGATGTAGATGGCAACCAGTACGTTGATTATGTAGGCACTTGGGGACCGGCTATTTGCGGTCACGCTCATCCCGATGTCATTGCTGCCCTTCACGAAGCCCTAGAAAAAGGAACCAGTTTTGGCGCGCCCTCGGTGCAGGAAAACCTTCTCGCCGAAATGGTTATCGAAGCGGTTCCCAGCATCGAAATGGTGCGCTTCGTCAATTCTGGCACCGAAGCCTGCATGTCCGTGCTGCGCCTGATGCGCGCTTTTACCGGACGCGACGCGATCGTCAAATTTGAAGGCTGCTATCACGGTCACGCGGATATGTTTCTGGTCAAGGCAGGATCGGGGGTGGCTACTCTGGGTTTGCCGGATTCTCCAGGCGTTCCTAAAACGACGACCAGCAATACTTTAACGGCTCCCTACAACGATCTAGAAGCAGTCAAGGCATTGTTTGCCGAAAATCCCGATCGCATTGCTGGGGTAATTTTAGAGCCAGTCGTCGGCAATGCTGGTTTTATTCCGCCCGATGCGGGGTTTTTAGAAGGGTTGCGGGAAATCACCCGCGAATATGGAGCCTTGCTTGTTTTCGATGAGGTAATGACAGGCTTTCGCATTGCCTACGGCGGGGCGCAAGAAAGGTTTGGCGTTACGCCGGATTTGACGACGTTGGGCAAAGTGATTGGCGGCGGTTTGCCCGTCGGTGCTTATGGCGGACGGAAAGATATCATGGCAATGGTCGCCCCATCTGGTCCAATGTATCAAGCGGGAACCCTTTCTGGCAATCCCCTAGCGATGACGGCTGGGATTAAAACCTTAGAGTTACTGCAAAAGCCGGGAACTTACGAATATTTGGATCGGATTACCAAAAAACTGACTAATGGCTTGCTGCAAATTGCTCAAGAAGCCGGACACGAAGTCTATGGCGGTCAAATTAGCGGCATGTTCGGCATGTTTTTTACCGGAGAGCCAGTTCACAACTACGAGGATGCGAAAAAGTCTGACCTCGTTAAGTTTAGCCGCTTCCATCGAGGCATGCTAGAGCGCGGCGTTTATCTGGCACCATCTCAATTCGAGGCGGGATTTACTTCCTTGGCGCATACGGATGAAGATATCGATCGCACTTTGGCAGCGGCGAGAGAAGTTTTATCTAGTCTGTAA
- the folD gene encoding bifunctional methylenetetrahydrofolate dehydrogenase/methenyltetrahydrofolate cyclohydrolase FolD, whose translation MPAQTAQILDGKALAQKIQSQLKERIQTLEPQIGRPPGLAVLMVGDNPASAAYVRGKERACKNVGIASFGRHFPTQTSQQELEQVIDELNRDERVDGILVQLPLPEHLDSNALLYKIHPDKDVDGLHPVNLGRLVRSEPGLRSCTPAGVIRLLQEYEIELKGKQAVMVGRSILVGKPLALMLLEENATVTIAHSRTQDLASVVRQADILVTAIGRQETIGADMVKPGAVVVDVGINRVVGANGESRLVGDVNFDAVAEVARYITPVPGGVGPMTVAMLLHNTVQSYGRTG comes from the coding sequence ATGCCCGCTCAAACAGCTCAAATTCTTGATGGTAAGGCCCTAGCGCAAAAAATTCAGTCGCAACTGAAAGAACGCATTCAAACTCTGGAACCTCAAATCGGACGACCCCCAGGATTAGCCGTACTCATGGTAGGAGATAATCCTGCCAGTGCTGCCTACGTGCGAGGTAAAGAACGCGCTTGCAAGAATGTGGGAATCGCCTCATTCGGTCGTCATTTTCCGACTCAAACCTCTCAACAAGAACTAGAGCAAGTTATTGATGAACTCAATCGAGACGAACGAGTCGATGGGATTCTCGTTCAGTTGCCCCTGCCCGAACATTTAGACTCCAATGCTTTGTTATATAAAATTCATCCCGATAAAGATGTGGATGGATTGCATCCAGTTAATTTAGGGCGACTGGTACGTTCGGAACCGGGTTTGCGTAGCTGTACGCCAGCAGGAGTCATACGTCTGTTGCAGGAGTATGAGATCGAGTTGAAAGGCAAACAAGCGGTTATGGTTGGGCGCAGTATCCTGGTTGGCAAACCGCTGGCGCTAATGTTGCTCGAAGAGAACGCAACGGTGACAATTGCCCATTCCCGTACCCAAGATTTAGCGAGTGTCGTTCGCCAAGCAGATATTCTCGTAACCGCTATTGGACGACAAGAAACGATCGGTGCCGATATGGTCAAACCCGGTGCAGTTGTAGTCGATGTGGGAATCAACCGCGTCGTCGGTGCCAATGGGGAATCGCGCTTGGTGGGAGATGTGAATTTTGATGCTGTCGCTGAAGTAGCTCGCTATATTACTCCCGTTCCTGGCGGCGTAGGACCGATGACGGTGGCAATGTTATTGCACAATACCGTTCAAAGTTACGGTCGGACTGGCTAA